In a single window of the Olivibacter sp. SDN3 genome:
- a CDS encoding glycosyltransferase family 2 protein, with protein MIKKVAIVILNWNGKSYLEKFLPSICSSNYSNLEIVVGDNGSTDDSVRFLAHNYPQIKQIKTGVNLGYAAGYNYVLNRVDADYFILLNSDVEVSRDWIKPVIKMMESDPAIAAVQPKILSYRQPEEFEHAGAAGGYIDKFGYPFCAGRILDSTETDHGQYDVSREIFWATGAAFFIRRDAWQEMHGLDNDFFAHMEEIDLCWRLKAAGYKIWYCAQSTVYHVGGGTLNKENPYKTYLNFRNSLYMLQKNLSLISALFVICLRLWLDLLALIRFLYEGKRKDALAVNKAHISFFRNFRKTANKRKKQIKNYKISCVYNGSIVWDYFARGIKKYSKLKQEKFL; from the coding sequence ATGATCAAAAAAGTAGCAATTGTTATATTAAACTGGAATGGAAAATCGTATTTAGAGAAATTTCTTCCATCTATTTGCTCAAGTAACTATTCAAACCTGGAGATTGTAGTGGGTGATAACGGTTCAACGGATGATTCCGTAAGATTCTTAGCACATAATTACCCACAGATAAAACAAATTAAGACAGGAGTTAACTTAGGCTACGCTGCAGGCTATAATTACGTACTCAATCGAGTCGATGCTGACTACTTCATCCTGTTAAATTCGGATGTCGAAGTAAGTAGAGATTGGATAAAACCGGTTATAAAAATGATGGAAAGTGACCCTGCTATCGCCGCAGTTCAACCAAAAATATTATCCTATCGTCAACCTGAAGAATTCGAGCACGCGGGGGCCGCCGGAGGTTACATAGATAAATTTGGTTATCCGTTTTGTGCCGGCAGAATTCTTGACTCTACCGAAACCGATCATGGGCAATATGACGTATCAAGAGAGATATTCTGGGCAACTGGAGCAGCATTCTTTATCAGACGGGACGCTTGGCAGGAGATGCATGGACTAGATAATGATTTCTTTGCACATATGGAGGAAATTGATTTATGCTGGCGATTAAAAGCCGCAGGGTATAAAATTTGGTATTGCGCTCAATCAACGGTTTATCATGTTGGTGGAGGTACCCTGAACAAAGAAAATCCTTATAAAACTTATCTTAACTTCCGAAATAGCCTTTATATGCTACAGAAGAATCTATCGTTAATATCTGCATTATTTGTTATTTGTCTGCGCTTATGGTTAGATCTACTAGCCTTGATCCGCTTCCTATATGAGGGTAAACGAAAAGATGCGTTAGCTGTAAATAAAGCCCACATTAGTTTTTTTAGAAACTTCAGAAAAACTGCAAATAAACGTAAAAAACAAATAAAAAACTATAAAATTTCGTGCGTCTATAATGGGAGTATTGTGTGGGACTATTTTGCTCGGGGAATAAAAAAATACAGCAAATTAAAACAAGAAAAATTTTTGTGA
- a CDS encoding lysophospholipid acyltransferase family protein — protein MNIGNRILSFLIGIVSLFPFWLIYVLSDILFILLYYVFRYRKSVVDENLSQAFPEKTTSERNKITKKFYKHLADMVLETIKMKAITAKEVRKRIRLNNPQEVYQYLDRKQSVIGVTGHYGNWELGIHSLSLMINNPVLIIYKPLTNKGFESIFNKIRSRFGAQMVPMKQTLRQILSHKDIPHVSIFLSDQTPAPSESNYYTPFLGQETLVFQGVEKIARSTNFPVVYCHINRLRRGYYECTFTTLCSEPKNADAHRITAKHVQFLENIIKQRPELWLWSHRRWKYKPIS, from the coding sequence ATGAATATCGGCAACCGCATACTATCCTTTTTAATCGGAATAGTGTCTTTGTTTCCTTTTTGGTTAATATATGTATTAAGCGATATATTATTTATTCTCTTATACTATGTTTTTCGCTACCGCAAAAGCGTTGTCGATGAAAATTTATCTCAGGCTTTTCCAGAAAAAACAACAAGTGAGAGAAACAAGATTACTAAAAAATTCTACAAACACCTTGCAGACATGGTGTTGGAAACCATTAAAATGAAAGCCATCACCGCTAAGGAAGTACGTAAAAGAATCCGACTTAACAACCCACAAGAAGTATATCAATATCTAGACCGCAAGCAATCTGTTATTGGGGTCACAGGTCATTACGGCAACTGGGAATTAGGGATACACAGCTTATCATTAATGATAAACAACCCGGTTCTAATCATCTATAAACCCTTAACTAACAAAGGCTTTGAAAGTATTTTTAATAAAATAAGGAGTAGATTCGGTGCTCAGATGGTTCCGATGAAGCAAACACTCAGGCAAATATTATCTCATAAAGATATTCCTCACGTAAGCATCTTTCTTTCCGATCAGACACCTGCACCCAGTGAATCCAACTACTACACTCCCTTTTTAGGTCAGGAAACACTTGTTTTTCAAGGGGTAGAGAAAATAGCAAGAAGCACCAACTTTCCAGTTGTATATTGCCATATTAATCGGCTAAGGCGTGGGTATTATGAATGCACTTTCACGACACTGTGCTCGGAACCAAAAAATGCTGATGCACATCGGATAACCGCAAAACACGTTCAGTTTCTGGAAAACATCATTAAGCAGCGGCCTGAACTGTGGTTGTGGTCACATCGCCGATGGAAATATAAACCAATCTCATGA
- a CDS encoding WbqC family protein has product MEKNNLFPCLYLPPIAAVSEMLKEPDKQILIEQFEHFPKQTYRNRAVIHSPNGKLNLIIPIVKGAKVHTIMKDVKISYESNWQRLHWMSIQTSYRRSAYFEFYEDEFIPFFEKKYDFLIDYDVALLSLILKLLKVNKTICYTNTYEKNYTKGIDLRESIHPKKKYPTYDVKPYFQVFEPKNGFIANLSIIDLLFNQGPNSLNYL; this is encoded by the coding sequence ATGGAGAAGAATAATTTATTCCCTTGTCTATATTTACCACCTATTGCTGCTGTATCAGAAATGTTAAAGGAACCAGATAAGCAAATACTTATAGAGCAATTTGAACATTTTCCGAAGCAGACATATAGAAACCGAGCGGTTATTCATTCGCCTAATGGCAAACTGAATTTAATCATTCCGATAGTGAAAGGAGCAAAGGTACATACGATAATGAAAGACGTAAAAATAAGTTATGAAAGTAATTGGCAACGCTTACATTGGATGAGCATACAGACATCTTATCGGAGATCGGCCTATTTCGAGTTTTATGAAGATGAGTTTATACCTTTTTTTGAAAAAAAGTACGATTTTCTAATAGATTATGATGTAGCCCTATTATCGTTAATTTTGAAACTGCTGAAAGTTAATAAAACAATATGCTATACCAACACTTATGAGAAAAATTACACAAAAGGCATAGATCTGCGCGAAAGTATTCATCCTAAAAAAAAATACCCAACCTATGATGTTAAGCCGTATTTTCAAGTATTTGAACCAAAAAACGGCTTTATAGCTAATTTGAGTATTATTGACTTATTGTTTAACCAAGGTCCTAATAGTTTAAATTATTTATAA
- a CDS encoding FUSC family membrane protein has protein sequence MKQTQEIKSFLYSQYFADGLRIAFGALVPALLFSYIGDIKIGTVVSLGAIITSIVDTPGPTKDRRNAMLVLVGSIFLISFITKTINQYEPATVFLLSILCFSMCMIAVYGARAAALGTASILVMILNIDDLKMGADTPLAHAFLITVGAAWYMLLSLTLTQFRPFRLSQQALAESIQNTATYLRLKANFYDLKIDSEKNYQKLIDQQVIIHQHQDTVRELLFKSKAIVKDTTQIGRLLVVIFTDMVDVFEKIMATHYDYQAIRKNFNNTHALRIIKLTLNRIANEMDNLAYHINANKRPQQLYNFKSNIENIKTAIDQIEAHGKNAVVLKKVLINIRDLTDKIENIYQHFTTKERLLDKNDETDLSKFLSHQSFNPKILKDNISLGSGTFRHALRMVIVMLIAYGLSKFIPFGNHSYWILMTVLVILKPGFSLTKQRNYQRMVGTIIGGVAGVGVLLIVEEEVARFAFLMVFMVLAYSFIRRNYILGVMFLTPYLLILYSFLGIGTIQILQERVVDTVIGSLLAFSSSYIIFPSWESKNIQSTMRKLLIANYNYLVKALEYMAGITITQTEYKLVRKDVYVCMANMTSTFQRMITEPKSKQKNANDLNKFLIYNHILSSYSVALVNVVINADEESIIHEHIKLLKSVLLQLARTIKQFKPSETDDPFIEIDVLAKLTINENEITNEETKLITEQVLFIKKITQDLNKVCEKMELLKVDSPNS, from the coding sequence ATGAAACAAACGCAAGAGATTAAATCATTTCTGTACAGCCAGTATTTTGCAGACGGATTGAGGATTGCCTTTGGCGCATTGGTTCCCGCTTTATTATTTTCCTATATTGGAGATATTAAAATAGGAACTGTAGTTTCATTAGGGGCTATTATTACCAGTATAGTAGATACTCCTGGGCCTACGAAAGATCGTAGAAATGCTATGTTGGTATTGGTAGGCTCCATTTTTTTGATTTCATTTATAACCAAAACGATCAATCAATATGAGCCTGCGACCGTCTTTCTTTTGTCCATACTTTGCTTTAGTATGTGTATGATAGCTGTTTATGGCGCAAGAGCGGCAGCCTTAGGCACCGCATCTATCCTCGTCATGATTCTAAATATTGACGATTTAAAAATGGGTGCAGACACCCCTCTGGCGCATGCATTTCTTATAACAGTAGGTGCCGCTTGGTATATGCTCTTGAGTTTAACACTCACGCAATTCAGACCCTTTCGCCTTTCGCAGCAGGCTTTAGCTGAGTCTATTCAAAATACGGCCACCTATCTGCGATTAAAAGCAAACTTTTATGACTTAAAAATAGATAGTGAAAAAAATTATCAAAAACTGATTGATCAGCAAGTGATTATCCACCAACATCAAGATACTGTACGTGAACTGCTTTTCAAAAGTAAAGCTATTGTAAAAGATACGACCCAAATAGGCCGTCTACTTGTCGTTATCTTTACCGATATGGTGGATGTCTTTGAAAAGATAATGGCTACACATTATGATTATCAAGCCATTAGGAAGAATTTCAATAATACACACGCCCTACGTATTATCAAGCTAACGTTAAATCGTATTGCAAACGAAATGGACAACTTAGCTTATCACATTAATGCCAATAAAAGGCCTCAACAGCTTTATAATTTTAAGTCGAATATTGAGAATATCAAAACTGCAATAGATCAAATAGAAGCACATGGAAAAAATGCCGTGGTGCTCAAAAAAGTATTGATAAACATCAGAGATTTGACAGATAAGATAGAAAACATCTACCAACACTTTACTACAAAAGAACGTCTTTTAGATAAAAATGATGAGACAGATCTCAGCAAATTTCTCTCTCACCAATCTTTCAATCCTAAAATTTTAAAAGACAATATTAGTTTGGGTTCTGGAACATTTAGACATGCGCTCCGAATGGTAATTGTGATGCTCATTGCATACGGACTTTCTAAATTTATTCCTTTTGGAAATCATAGTTATTGGATACTAATGACAGTATTGGTGATTTTAAAACCGGGTTTCAGCCTTACCAAACAACGAAACTACCAACGTATGGTCGGAACAATCATCGGAGGAGTTGCAGGGGTTGGTGTGTTATTAATTGTAGAAGAAGAGGTTGCACGCTTTGCTTTCCTGATGGTCTTTATGGTGCTTGCTTATAGCTTCATTCGAAGAAACTACATCCTTGGTGTAATGTTCTTAACCCCCTATTTACTTATACTTTATAGCTTTTTGGGAATAGGAACCATTCAAATATTACAGGAAAGGGTAGTTGATACTGTGATAGGTAGTTTACTCGCCTTTTCATCAAGCTATATTATTTTTCCTAGCTGGGAAAGCAAAAATATTCAAAGCACTATGCGAAAGTTACTAATTGCCAACTACAACTACTTGGTTAAAGCTTTAGAATATATGGCAGGTATAACAATTACACAAACAGAATATAAACTGGTGAGAAAAGATGTTTATGTTTGTATGGCCAATATGACATCGACTTTCCAGCGGATGATTACAGAACCTAAGAGCAAACAAAAAAATGCAAACGATTTAAATAAGTTCTTAATATACAATCACATATTATCCTCCTACTCTGTAGCATTAGTAAACGTTGTAATCAATGCCGATGAAGAATCTATAATACATGAGCATATTAAGCTTTTAAAGAGTGTATTACTGCAATTGGCGCGAACTATCAAACAATTTAAACCTTCTGAAACAGACGATCCATTTATCGAAATTGACGTTTTAGCGAAATTAACTATAAATGAAAACGAAATAACTAATGAAGAAACCAAACTCATCACCGAACAGGTTCTCTTCATAAAGAAAATAACACAAGACCTTAACAAGGTTTGTGAGAAAATGGAACTATTAAAGGTCGATTCACCGAACAGTTAA
- a CDS encoding phosphoenolpyruvate carboxylase, translated as MKLSQKEAVYENEVLTRFELYNSLFLTLPFYQIKHTGTLLPFFSTHIEKGVADKLDPEAIIESFFGQYEQYIHKADRFDLLFRIIQYIERQVVLFDAIEDAAFFKTGKADDGGSLEELFKRAENNNSLRDKVVERLKEFSLRLVLTAHPTQFYPGEVLGIITDLTLALKNNDINDIHLLLQQLGKTPFLQKEKPTPVDEARSLTWFLEHVFYPVVSDIQFLVDNNFDFLPEEEKQLVELGFWPGGDRDGNPNVTVESTKEVSSLLRTILFRCYYRDFRVIKRRITFKGVEKYMDALQEVFYENSFNPVEKPKNDKEAIIHNLNEVKRVLTDYHDGLFVDLVEDLLRKVKIFGTYFSSLDIRQDSSVLRKTYKYLHRTFPEETGISETFEEMDEKAKLKLIRFREVDLPIESDDKLILDTVETIKYIRHIQLSGGEKASHRFIISNCQQATDILCLIELFLWSGWKESELTMDFVPLFETVDDLNRAADVMETLYNNTYYKKHLNTRGGKQTIMLGFSDSTKDGGYLMANWSIYKAKIELTAIARKYDIDLTFFDGRGGPPARGGGKTQRFYASMGDEIANDHIQLTIQGQTISSQYGSFDTAHYNIEQLLNAGMTSGIQNSPGDTLNKEKKELIDKMAAASHKKFMELRHHPLFLKYLEEFSPLKFLSSINISSRPVKRNSTSELKLEDLRAISFVTAWSQLKQSVPGCYGVGTALKSADEAGEWGKVEELYQTSGMFKTIIDNSVMAMKKSNFDITSYLQEDQKFGEFWKMLFEEFEITKKYFLKLTNTETLMERYPVERRSIATREKIILPLVIIQHYAIKKLHDIKQDDPNYDVYGKLLTRTVYGIVNAGRNLV; from the coding sequence ATGAAATTAAGTCAGAAAGAAGCTGTTTATGAAAATGAAGTTCTTACACGCTTCGAGCTTTATAACAGTCTTTTTTTAACATTGCCATTTTATCAGATTAAACATACAGGTACATTGTTGCCATTTTTTTCAACGCACATCGAAAAAGGAGTTGCAGATAAATTGGATCCCGAAGCAATCATTGAAAGTTTTTTTGGTCAATATGAACAGTATATTCACAAAGCAGATCGTTTTGATCTACTGTTTCGTATCATACAATATATTGAGCGTCAAGTGGTGCTTTTTGATGCGATAGAAGATGCCGCTTTTTTTAAAACGGGTAAAGCAGATGACGGTGGTTCTTTGGAAGAGTTATTTAAGCGTGCTGAAAATAATAACTCATTAAGAGATAAGGTGGTAGAGCGTTTAAAGGAGTTTTCGCTTCGGCTGGTATTAACCGCTCATCCCACACAGTTTTATCCCGGGGAAGTGCTTGGGATAATCACTGACCTTACTCTGGCATTAAAAAATAATGATATCAATGATATCCATTTGTTGTTACAACAACTAGGAAAAACACCTTTTCTCCAGAAAGAAAAACCGACTCCCGTTGATGAAGCACGAAGTTTGACTTGGTTTTTAGAACATGTTTTTTACCCTGTGGTGTCTGATATACAGTTCTTGGTTGATAATAATTTTGATTTTCTACCCGAAGAAGAAAAACAATTGGTGGAGTTGGGGTTTTGGCCCGGAGGTGATAGAGATGGGAATCCCAATGTGACCGTAGAGAGTACAAAGGAAGTTTCATCACTCCTTCGAACTATTCTTTTTCGGTGTTATTATCGTGACTTCAGAGTTATCAAACGCCGGATTACGTTCAAGGGTGTTGAGAAATATATGGATGCTTTACAAGAAGTGTTCTACGAAAATAGTTTTAACCCTGTGGAGAAGCCAAAGAACGATAAAGAGGCGATTATTCATAACCTGAACGAAGTGAAACGAGTACTTACGGACTACCACGATGGTTTATTTGTAGATTTAGTGGAAGATTTATTAAGGAAAGTTAAAATCTTTGGTACATATTTTTCCAGTTTAGATATTAGGCAAGATAGTAGTGTGCTTCGGAAAACTTATAAATATCTTCATCGTACATTTCCAGAAGAAACTGGTATAAGCGAAACATTTGAAGAGATGGATGAGAAGGCCAAATTAAAGCTCATCCGTTTCCGTGAAGTGGATCTCCCCATAGAATCAGATGATAAACTAATTTTAGATACGGTAGAAACGATCAAATATATCCGTCACATACAGCTTTCGGGTGGGGAGAAAGCATCTCATAGATTTATAATAAGTAATTGTCAACAAGCAACAGATATTTTATGTTTGATTGAACTTTTTCTATGGAGTGGCTGGAAGGAGTCCGAATTGACAATGGATTTTGTTCCATTGTTTGAAACCGTTGATGATCTCAATAGAGCGGCTGATGTAATGGAAACATTATATAACAATACGTATTATAAAAAGCATTTAAACACCAGAGGCGGTAAACAAACCATTATGCTCGGTTTCTCTGATAGTACGAAAGACGGTGGATATTTAATGGCAAATTGGTCAATTTATAAAGCCAAGATTGAACTTACTGCCATAGCGAGAAAATATGATATAGATCTTACCTTCTTCGATGGACGAGGAGGGCCGCCCGCACGTGGGGGTGGAAAAACGCAACGTTTTTATGCTTCTATGGGAGATGAAATTGCCAATGATCATATACAGTTAACCATACAGGGGCAAACTATCAGTAGTCAGTATGGTTCATTTGATACTGCACACTACAATATCGAACAATTGTTAAATGCAGGTATGACTTCTGGTATACAGAATAGTCCAGGTGATACTTTAAACAAAGAGAAAAAGGAGTTGATCGATAAAATGGCGGCAGCTAGCCATAAGAAATTTATGGAGTTGCGTCACCACCCGTTATTTTTAAAATATTTGGAAGAATTTAGCCCGCTTAAATTCTTATCTTCAATAAATATTAGCAGCAGACCAGTAAAAAGAAATTCAACGTCGGAATTAAAATTAGAAGATTTGCGGGCAATTAGTTTCGTTACGGCTTGGAGTCAATTGAAACAGAGCGTGCCTGGTTGTTACGGTGTAGGTACTGCATTGAAAAGCGCGGATGAAGCAGGAGAATGGGGAAAGGTCGAAGAATTATATCAAACTTCGGGCATGTTTAAAACCATAATAGATAATAGTGTTATGGCCATGAAAAAATCCAATTTCGATATAACCTCTTATCTTCAAGAAGATCAGAAATTTGGAGAATTTTGGAAAATGTTATTTGAAGAGTTTGAGATAACGAAAAAATACTTCTTAAAACTGACGAATACCGAGACTTTAATGGAGAGATATCCGGTAGAGCGCAGATCGATTGCTACAAGAGAGAAAATCATTTTACCTCTCGTGATTATACAGCACTATGCGATCAAAAAGCTTCATGATATTAAGCAGGATGATCCAAATTATGATGTATACGGCAAGCTTTTAACAAGAACAGTTTATGGAATAGTAAACGCTGGAAGAAATTTAGTTTAA
- a CDS encoding DUF4142 domain-containing protein, translating to MNSKFALLGVSAFACLMLMNSCTTVGEHKTSPSLYYLNFTKADTEEYDFLRTVYQLASDEIAFAQVVSQRGTSANVKSLADNLSNQYGEVLSKLSELADEANVLLPFPGQSTFELTAGLDSAGTNVLEKVYVEQSLHNQEYIIHQFKNVTNNTKLSTNRYASEVLPILKKTKEETEALL from the coding sequence ATGAATAGTAAATTTGCTTTATTAGGTGTTTCTGCTTTTGCTTGCCTTATGTTAATGAATTCGTGTACAACTGTTGGCGAACATAAGACCAGTCCTTCATTATATTATTTAAACTTTACAAAGGCGGATACCGAGGAATATGACTTTTTAAGAACAGTTTATCAGCTGGCTAGTGATGAAATTGCATTTGCTCAAGTTGTGTCTCAGAGGGGGACATCTGCAAATGTAAAATCCTTAGCCGACAATCTGAGTAACCAATACGGTGAGGTGTTGTCAAAATTAAGTGAGTTAGCAGATGAAGCAAATGTATTGTTACCTTTTCCAGGACAGTCGACATTTGAATTAACGGCAGGTTTGGACTCCGCAGGGACAAATGTACTGGAAAAGGTGTATGTTGAGCAGTCTCTTCATAACCAAGAATACATCATCCACCAATTTAAGAATGTAACGAATAACACCAAATTATCTACTAACCGTTATGCTTCGGAAGTCTTACCCATTTTAAAGAAAACAAAGGAAGAAACTGAAGCGTTATTATAA
- a CDS encoding Gfo/Idh/MocA family oxidoreductase, with the protein MSKYPIITGILSYGMSGRIFHAPFLETNTRFKLKAVVERSKKQAQERYPNIISYDDVEQMLNDEEIELVVVNTPNQTHYDFAKKALLRGKHVLIEKPCAATSKEVKELFDIGRRQQRHVMVFQNRRWDSDFKLVKRIIDSGSLGEIIEFHVRFDRYRREKSPKLFKETKQSASGLTYDLGPHLLDQIISLFGKPEKSIKLCSTHREHSEVDDFFTYVLSYNKGLTVFAYASLLVAQPLPAYVVHGTKGSFQKSRADVQEEQLDKSMWPTDELFGLEPVGEEGLLTVINKNNQKQISFKEALKGNYKGLFNAVYEQLRKDKPYPITEEQILWQMELLEQEPWN; encoded by the coding sequence ATGTCTAAATACCCAATAATAACCGGCATATTATCATATGGAATGTCGGGAAGAATATTTCATGCGCCATTTTTAGAAACGAATACGCGTTTTAAATTGAAGGCAGTAGTAGAGCGAAGTAAAAAGCAAGCACAGGAGCGGTATCCAAACATTATAAGCTATGACGATGTAGAGCAAATGCTTAACGATGAGGAGATTGAATTGGTTGTGGTGAACACGCCTAATCAAACGCATTATGATTTTGCAAAGAAAGCGCTTCTAAGGGGAAAGCATGTTTTAATTGAAAAGCCATGTGCAGCTACAAGTAAGGAGGTAAAGGAACTATTTGATATAGGAAGGCGACAGCAGAGACACGTTATGGTATTTCAAAATAGGAGGTGGGATAGTGATTTTAAATTGGTTAAGAGAATTATTGACAGTGGAAGTTTAGGTGAAATTATCGAATTTCATGTGCGCTTTGATCGCTATAGAAGAGAGAAAAGTCCGAAGCTGTTTAAGGAAACGAAGCAAAGTGCCAGTGGCCTTACTTATGATTTAGGACCTCACTTATTAGATCAGATTATTTCATTATTTGGTAAACCCGAAAAAAGTATAAAATTATGTTCTACTCATCGAGAGCATTCAGAAGTAGATGATTTTTTTACTTATGTACTGAGTTATAACAAGGGGTTAACGGTATTTGCCTATGCGAGCTTACTAGTTGCACAACCTTTACCAGCATATGTAGTGCATGGTACGAAAGGTTCTTTTCAAAAATCCAGGGCAGATGTGCAAGAAGAGCAGTTAGACAAAAGTATGTGGCCGACCGACGAATTGTTTGGATTGGAGCCGGTAGGTGAGGAGGGGCTGCTCACAGTTATTAATAAAAACAATCAGAAGCAAATTTCCTTCAAAGAAGCTTTAAAAGGGAATTATAAAGGATTATTTAATGCTGTCTACGAACAGCTGCGTAAAGATAAACCTTATCCAATTACAGAAGAGCAGATTCTTTGGCAGATGGAGCTGTTGGAACAGGAACCATGGAACTGA